Proteins encoded together in one Chryseobacterium sp. G0201 window:
- a CDS encoding RNA polymerase sigma factor has protein sequence MDRKTTNTLVIDDFKKNSNVAFAILYQQYFTYTKKFVLNNKGNLEDAEDIFQDALLILYEKLYADNFKVYTCLGIYVSGISKNLWLKKLRNKEFLIEIPENYYKKNQAEINLAIENERDYWHKLNDYINSISTHCKNLIQDIFMKNKSIEEIQSKYQYSSKHNAQNQKHKCVEQIRKIKNNDNF, from the coding sequence ATGGACAGAAAAACAACAAATACTCTAGTAATAGATGATTTCAAAAAGAACAGCAATGTAGCTTTCGCCATTTTATATCAACAATACTTTACCTACACTAAAAAATTTGTACTTAATAATAAGGGAAACCTGGAAGATGCTGAGGATATTTTTCAAGATGCATTGCTTATTTTGTACGAGAAATTATATGCTGACAACTTCAAGGTATACACTTGTCTTGGCATTTATGTTTCAGGAATCTCAAAAAATTTATGGTTAAAAAAACTAAGGAATAAAGAATTTTTAATAGAAATTCCAGAAAATTATTACAAAAAAAATCAGGCCGAAATTAATTTAGCTATTGAAAACGAAAGAGATTATTGGCATAAACTTAATGATTATATCAATTCTATTTCTACCCACTGTAAAAATCTAATTCAGGATATTTTTATGAAAAATAAAAGTATTGAAGAAATCCAAAGCAAATATCAATATTCCAGCAAGCATAATGCACAAAATCAGAAGCATAAATGTGTAGAGCAAATTAGAAAAATCAAAAACAATGATAATTTTTAA
- a CDS encoding redoxin domain-containing protein: MFKTIVLSLCLLIGISANAQSKIGIDFQKIDLEAAKKIAKKENKLIFIDIYTTWCGPCKLMQKNTFTDPKIGELFNKNFVNLAIDAEKEGVALAKEFKIVNFPSFLFLDADGKLVQYDFGYYNAEQFSTVGMSVLDKVSSQSTPKTLDMVKGKMVGDKIADFSAKDHLGKTFSSSNEKEKLILVFIRGQWCPYCNKYIESLQNLAPELKAKNARLVIISPERPEFIEKTISKTKTGYTVLYDEGYKIAEAFDVLYTPDSKTLAAYTSKVDGFATSRSDNSGRLPVSATFILDENKVISWRHFNPDYKERASAEDILKQL; encoded by the coding sequence ATGTTTAAAACAATTGTATTAAGTCTGTGCTTATTGATCGGAATTTCCGCTAATGCACAAAGTAAAATAGGAATCGACTTCCAAAAAATTGATTTGGAAGCTGCAAAAAAGATCGCGAAAAAAGAAAATAAACTCATTTTCATAGACATATACACAACTTGGTGTGGTCCGTGTAAACTGATGCAGAAAAATACATTTACCGATCCTAAAATCGGAGAGTTATTCAACAAAAACTTTGTAAATCTTGCGATAGATGCAGAAAAAGAAGGTGTTGCGCTGGCAAAAGAATTTAAAATTGTCAATTTCCCTTCGTTTTTATTTTTAGATGCAGATGGGAAGTTGGTACAATATGATTTTGGATATTATAATGCTGAGCAATTTTCAACAGTCGGAATGTCAGTTTTAGATAAAGTTTCATCTCAATCAACTCCAAAAACGCTGGATATGGTGAAAGGAAAAATGGTTGGAGATAAAATTGCTGATTTTTCGGCAAAAGATCATTTGGGGAAAACATTTTCTTCATCAAATGAAAAAGAAAAATTAATTTTAGTTTTCATCCGTGGACAATGGTGCCCTTACTGTAATAAATATATTGAGTCTCTTCAAAATTTAGCTCCGGAATTAAAAGCTAAAAATGCAAGACTGGTTATTATCTCTCCTGAAAGACCGGAATTTATAGAGAAAACGATTTCTAAAACAAAAACCGGATACACTGTTTTGTATGATGAAGGATATAAAATTGCCGAAGCTTTTGACGTTCTCTATACTCCCGATAGTAAAACTTTGGCTGCCTATACTTCAAAAGTAGACGGTTTTGCGACAAGCAGATCTGATAATTCAGGAAGGCTGCCTGTTTCTGCAACATTTATTTTGGACGAAAATAAAGTGATCTCTTGGAGACATTTTAATCCTGATTATAAAGAAAGGGCTTCTGCA